The window TAGAAATAGACCTTCATTTTATACGAGATCAAGTCATGAGAGGAAAGATACAACTGCAATTTGTTCCCACTGAAGAGCAGCCAGCAGATTTATTGACTAAGCATCTCACAAGTTCAAGGTTCTTGTCCCTCAAATCTCAGCTTTGTATAGCTCCAAGACCCTTTCACTTGAGGGGGGATGATAAGCCAAGAACAGAGGAGAACAGAGGAGTTGGTTCTGATGTCACGAGATGAAGCCCACTTGTTGTTAGATTTATTGTTATTGAGTTGTTATTTTTTACCAGCTGTCATAACAGCCTGTCTCCATCTATTTTgaacactatatatatattaaatctctctctcttgttACTTTAACAATAGAGAGCAGAGTTTTCAGCTTCAGCTTTTCTATCTAAAACCCTGGATCGTGTGCTCAGAAGCTTCAAGAGCTCTTGATGGACAGCTCCTCTTGGATCAGATAGAGATGATATGGGAGGAAGAGGCAAATGGTACTCAATCTCGGAGCCAACTCTTTGAAGAGCTTCAGAAAAAATAGTTAACATCTCAGCGTTCCCACCGTACGCATCATCTTCATAGATTGCGATGACCCTTCACCAGTGATAGGAGTGAACGATAGCTGCAATGCACCTTATTTGTTCAGAAACATTGGTGCCCATTTGTATCAGGGTGGACCTTCCAAGCTGCCTCGATGGCCGGACACTCGCGGCTGCCGCCAATGAAAGAACTGGTACTTGAGCTTGGTTTCCGATTTCATCAGCTAAAGCTGCTTGCTGCCATGTATCCATGCCCACAATCACTTGCACTTTCTTCTCTTTAATCAGTTCTTCAGCTGTAATTAAATGTTATGAACCCCATCAATTGTATTCCATTTTTGTTCTGCCTATTTCATTCATATTCAGTACATAACAGTGTTTTTCAATACATGGAAGCAATAAAAATCCATTTCCAcctatttcaatttcttttctttttctaaatgaTGAGTGCTACTTAAAACAAGTCAAGTTatcctaaatttattttttagaggaaaacttaagaatgaaaaaaaaaaaaaggaaaagaaaaaggaaaaacattagaatttaatattttttttattttactatgaTTGCGAAATGACCAATATAAAGACATCCATCTCTCTATATCTtcctacttttattttttaaaattaatataaaaaataaaaaaattatttttacttctttatATCCATTCAAAGTTTAACCCTAATTCTTCCTTTGTCCTTTCCTCTGCCTCGTCCCTTCTTTTCCCTCCTAGTGGGTCATGAATGATACAAAGGAAGAGAATAAAAGGGAAACAAAATTGAGGTGGGTGTTAAAGAAGATGAGGATAATTTTAtcctttcatatttaatttttaatttaaaataaataaaaaaataaaaaatagaagatgtATAAGTGACGTAGAGATAGTTTGGGTGGCTGATGTTATAACCACTCGTGTATCATGCTAGAGGATTAATGTTGAAAATAATAGGTGATTAGACAGCCGTAGAAGGAATCAAGGAAGAGATGACCAACCAGTTAAGGCCGCCCCATAGAGTTCTCCGGTGAAGTTCCGGGAGATAAGAGAGAGCTTATGATTCTTGGAATTGTTATTGAACTTATCCACAGCTATCTTGATGGCGGTTATTTCCTCTTTACCTTTACGAGAATTAGCATCAATGATTGCCCCAATGATGGTGGAGTTGTCATCTACTGCTGTGCCGGTGATGTATCCAAGATGGCAGACAATTAAAAGAATGGAGGTAAGTGAAAAGCAGATGAAACATGGTGTTGGAGAATTCAGTGGGGAGGGCATTTCTGCTCTTAGCAACCAGCAAGCAATTAGTGCCTTAAAGGAGATTCTTCTAagcttaaataaatataaattcacAAGTAGAATATTCATTTCGAATCCCCAGTATGAAGTTTCCTTCTTACTTCGTAAGTCAATTCTTGCTGTGGAATTCCCTTCCATTACTTTCATTCTCCTTGTACGTGGTATTCAAAGCCAACCGCATGGATTTATGGCCAAGGACAAAGAAGATTAAACAATGTGTCGTTTTCATTCAAGGATTTAGTGGTGTTGGAGGTAAGATGggaaggcatgtgtggtattgatgggagatgataagatggaaatcataaccatagccatgttctctatgtgtctttctatcctcttcaattaattcatgagcataaatattttatttagtttttatatttagtttatttatagtttatttagtttctaaaatccaataagttagatattttatttgattttgtttttatatttaagtatttgagttttggaaagtttttatattttgttaatagaaatagaaatttttatattttttattattaggaatttctattttgttaaattgtaagtatctatctcaataagaaattattaatattcaaatgaaagtgatgaaagagagtaaatattttaatgctcaattatattttaatgttattttttttttttacataaaggtttatttatgttttcaattttgaagttctctTTCCAAGTCcaacaacaaaagtagtgtccaaccttaaaatgggcatgtgtggtattgacgggagatgataagatggaaaccataaccatagccatgttctctctgtgtctttctatcatcttcaattaattcatgggcataaatattttatttagtttttatatttagtttatttatagtttatttagtttctaaaatccaattagctagatattttatttgattttatttttatatttaagtagttgagttttggaaagtttttatattttgttaatagaaatagaaattttatattttttattattaggaatttctattttgttaaattgtaagtatctatctcaataagagattattaatattcaaatgaaagtgatgaaagagagtaaatattttaatgctcaattatattttaatgttattttttttttacataagggtttatttatgttttcaattttgaagttcccttttcaagtccagcaacaaaagtagtgtccaacattaaaatgggcatgtgtggtattgacaggaaatgataagatggaaatcataaccatagccatgttctctctgtgtctttctatcctcttcaattaattcatgggcatagatattttatttagtttttatatttagtttatttatagtttatttagtttctaaaatccaattagctagatattttatttgattttgtttttatatttaagtaattgagttttggaaagtttttatattttgttaatagaaatagatatgaggacttaaagggtttatatttaggtagtgcttgagccaaggaaaatgatagtccactatcttgaccctatgcatcacaaaccatgtgaggacttaaaggatatcgtaaacatgtaagttcttcatattatttttcatagtattatttttaaataaaaaaaatacattcacctcaaacacattttttttatttatatatattaaaacatataacatttacctattttaaaaatgtacccattgaacttatttacatagggctcttcgaatatctgcaaagaaaacatctaagagggagccatcttagcaactagtgtaggtgacatccaaaaatttttctttacacattagcttatgcatttgcaccatttatatatgtgagtactaatgttattttataattgattgattagtgtccaagacaagaaggagggttcgaatgtggctactttgttatgagattcattaaagagataatttttgatcctacaattattgcttcaaaggtattacttatttaatgaattgtacatagttttaggcttccaaatgttatgcattttaatgttattttcttatttgatttcagtttggtaataaaaaaaaacatattctcaagtagaattcgatgaaattagaggagaatgggctacttttgtgctacaactaatcatgaatcatgttgatgcatcatgatcaccatgcatggtgagtcccttagctactacatgaatttttccataggtattgtatagtaatgcttattctttgaataatgtttctatttgaaaaaaaaaattaattcttagatatgttcatttatgataacatagatccatgtttattttcttcaataaaaatctctaaaactcattaaattttgaaatgcaggtatacactcttgggagggtgaaatggagaataaaaagaaagaagaaggcaacaagattttgggtttttaaatgcaactcttatgtcatacgttgtaggacataaacgttactttaattgcaactgagaaatttagatttttagatgggacttctatgtcattttatggttagccggttttatgcttatgaaatggaggtatacatgaatcttgggatctttaacatttctaaatcatgttttggtatgtattcactcttcttttttagttttgatgggtttgatatgttggatgtactatccttttgtgaacatttgatatacaaatattattagatgatcaatgtattatgagttattccagaaacattacagaaaaatgagttaaatataatatgattgttatatttatggacaaaatataaacaggttaatcttattaattcataagcattacaaaaatcaacaactaaaaccaatcatatattccacaataatttacaatgatgtgataccatatctcaaaggtgatgcatttaatgtgacatcataactcaaagatgatgtatttaatgtgacaccctatcatcactagaaatatatggtgtcacttctgaatgggtcaccatttatctaatttggtgtcacttccaaatacgtcaccaattggtaccctctatggtgtcagtggagaaggtgacgctatgttgtagtgacaccttatgtttatggtgactcgttataaatgtcaccatatacctttttccttgtagtggtCTCTCTGAAATAATTATCCCAGTAGTACTGTTCCTGATTTGTGAAGTTGCAGGCCTTGGAAGTCATTGTCcacagttttctgtttttaaacgACTTGCTCAGTCAATCTTTCCCCCCTCACATAAAACACGGTTTTGAAATttagggaaagttgtgtttgcAGCCAACTATTTGAAAGTAATATGACAATCAAACTCCAATCAGCTGGAATATGAGATTTGATTGTCAAAGGAGAAAATATTATCTTTCTTGTGCACTCTTTGCTGACTCCATTTTATGTTCCTAGATTGCCCCTCCATGCCACCATGTCAGCTGCAACCTTGTCTCCATATCAGCAGCAAGCCCTCCATGTCACaaaagagattgaaaattttaaaaacaaaaaaatctaaatttgaaACCTATGAAAAATCACTCGACCCGACAATTGACTGTTATTTCCCTAATATGAAACCTTTCTTTTCTCTGATTTGGGaacatttctctctctctcttggctTCATCACCCACACAATCCTGAGACCCATataaaatttcccaaaaattgTCTCATTTGAGAGAAAAAACCATTAATCCAAAACTCCAACCTGGGTGTTTCTTTCATGTCCACATAAAAGTGCAATGAAATGGAGCATTCCATCCTAAAAGCGTTCAGTTAAAAGACGACTTCAAGAGGCATATATGTGATTGTGAATTTACTACAGCAGCGCGTACCCAAATAGAAAGCTAGAATCCAAAATATTGGCTTCGTCAACAAGATATCTCTTCCTGTCATTGAGCGCATTTTGCCCTAACCCTAAACTGAAATTTGaaggtaaataatttttatttattgttctttAGTTTGAAATGGGGCACATCAATGATTTTGGAGTCGTTGGTGGACTTGAACTTTTGTGTGGGGAAGTGGAAACCATATTATTCCCAAATAACCATATGACCTACAAGTCGCATTGAATCCAGATGGAACTTACAACATATCCGATTGCAAGTCCCATTGTTATTttggggactgtaccttaggtactaccttaatagcccttaggtaccaccttaatctaccttaggtactaccttaacggagcttaggtactaccttagttaaacttgggtactacctatccGAAGCATTGAAACTTCAATTGTGgacattacttacttcatttgtgacccttagagcatgccattatgtgattatttagtgTGCTCAATTGGTTCACCTTTCCTATTttggggactgtaccttaggtactaccttaatagcccttaggtaccaccttaatgtaccttaggtactaccttaacggaGCTTAGGTTttaccttagttaaacttgggtactacctgTCCGAAGCCTTGGAACTTCAATTGTGgacattacttacttcatttgtgacccttagagcatgccattatgtgattatttagtgTGGTGAAATGATTCACCTTTCTTATTTTGGGAACTgtatcttaggtactaccttaatagcctttagttaccaccttaatctaccttaggtactaccttaacggagcttaggtactaccttagttaaacttgggtactacTTGTCCGAAGCATCGAAACTTCAATTGTGgacattacttacttcatttgtgacccttaaagcatgccattatgtgattatttagtgTGCTCAATTGGTTCACCTTTCCTATTttggggactgtaccttaggtactatcttaatagcccttaggtaccaccttaatggcccttaggtaccaccttaatggcccttaggtaccaccttaatggcccttaggtaccaccttaatgtaccttaggtactatcatAACggagcttaggtactaccttagttaaacttgtGTACTACTTGTCCGAAGCCTCAGAACTTCAATTGTGgacattacttacttcatttgtgacccttagagcatgccattatgtgattatttacTGTGGTGAAATGAttcaccttttttattttgggaactgtaccttaggtactaccttaatagcccttaggtaccaccttaatagcccttaggtaccaccttaatgtaccttaggtattaccttaatggagattaggtattaccttagttaaacttgggtactacctatccGAAGCCTCGAAACTTCAATTGTGGACATTTCTTATtccatttgtgacccttagatcatgccattatgtgattaattagtgtgctcaattgattcaattttgttattttggggattgtaccttaggtactaccttaatatcCCTTAGTTACCATCTTAATgtactttaggtactacctcaATGGAgattaggtactaccttagttaaacttgggtactacctgTCCGAAGCCTCGGAACTTCAATTATGGACATTTCTTACTCCATTTATGACCCTTAGTGCATGcaattatgtgattaattagtgtgCTCAATTGGTTTGCTTTTGTTATTTTGGTGACtgtaccttaagtactaccttaatagcccttaggtactaccttaatcaaccttaggtactaccttaacggaGATTAGGTACAACCTAagttaaacttgggtactacctatctGAAGGCTCGAAACTTCAATTGTGgacattacttacttcatttgtgacccttagagcatgccattatgtgattatttagtgTGCTCAATTGGTTCACCTTTCCTATTTTGGGGACTATACCTTAGGAACTGCCTTAATAACCCTTAGGTACCatcttaatgtaccttaggtactactttaacggagcttaggtactaccttagttaaacttgggtactacctgTCCAAAGCCTCGAAACTTTAATTGTGgacattacttacttcatttgtgacccttagagcatgccattatgtgattatttagtgTGGTGAAATTATTCACCTTTCTTATTTTggggattgtaccttaggtactaccttaatatcccttaggtaccaccttaatgtaccttaggtactatcttaacagagattaggtactaccttagttaaacttgggtactacctatccGAAGCCTCGAAACTTCAATTGTGGGCATTTCTTATtccatttgtgacccttagagcatgccattatgtgattaattagtgtgctcaattgattcaattttgttattttggggactgtaccttaggtactaccttaatagcccttaggtaccaccttaatcaacCTTAGATACTATTTTAACGGAGCTTAGGTAGTaaccttagttaaacttgggtactacTTGTCCGAAGCCTCAGAACTTCAATTGTGgacattacttacttcatttatgacccttagagcattccattatgtgattatttagtgTGCTCAATTGGTTTACCTTTCCTATTTTGGGGACTGTACCTTacgtactaccttaatagcccttagatACCActttaatctaccttaggtactaccttagttaaacttgggtactacctatccGAATTCTCGAAACTTCAATTGTGgacattacttacttcatttatgacccttaaagcatgccattatgtgattatttagtgTGGTCAATTGATTCACCTTTCTTATTTAGGGGACAGtaccttgggtactaccttaatagtccttaggcaccaccttaatttaccttaggtactaccttaatggaccttaggtactaccttaatgtagcttaggtactaccttagttaaacttgggtactacctatccGAAGCCTCGGAACTTCAATTGTGGtcattacttacttcatttgtaaCCCTTAAAGCATTctattatgtgattatttaggGGTTTCTTTGGTTTCTATAGGCCGATATggaaatattggtaaaataaaaacctaactTTCCCATTCTAAAGTTAaccatattaatattaaaaatattttggtttcaTGCACTTTGAGCTTATATGTTTTTTGATGCCAAATTTACCCTCCATTTATTCCAGGTAAGCATccacatgttaaaaaaaaaaaaaaaaaaccaaaaattaaaatttctttctttctttctctcttttttctctttctccacCAAGCACCAAAGAAAACTCAAGATCTCATTTGTTCATCTCCTTACCCTTCTCAAAACCTAAAGAAACGCTAAGATTAAAACTTTACCTCCATTTCCATTTTGATCGATTCACCAACTTGAAAATATTGGGGATTTTGAAATCTCTCACCCAATTAATCTACTTTGTGT of the Vitis vinifera cultivar Pinot Noir 40024 chromosome 10, ASM3070453v1 genome contains:
- the LOC109121467 gene encoding uncharacterized protein LOC109121467, whose product is MNILLVNLYLFKLRRISFKALIACWLLRAEMPSPLNSPTPCFICFSLTSILLIVCHLGYITGTAVDDNSTIIGAIIDANSRKGKEEITAIKIAVDKFNNNSKNHKLSLISRNFTGELYGAALTAEELIKEKKVQVIVGMDTWQQAALADEIGNQAQVPVLSLAAAASVRPSRQLGRSTLIQMGTNVSEQIRCIAAIVHSYHW